From a region of the Impatiens glandulifera chromosome 4, dImpGla2.1, whole genome shotgun sequence genome:
- the LOC124935165 gene encoding uncharacterized protein At2g29880-like codes for MDNVLTNVLLEQHNLGNHPPNGWKSVAYAAAVSALHNQCNVNVSRENIQSRLKTWDKHYAVISVMLGTSGFGWDWDRKVVKVDSEEAHPDASHYRSKIVENWEDLSIICGQDKANGSGAETADEGARAMFEDIESYSKLSKNQLV; via the exons ATGGATAATGTGCTAACAAATGTATTGCTTGAGCAACATAATTTGGGAAATCATCCTCCTAACGGATGGAAATCTGTTGCATATGCTGCTGCGGTTAGTGCATTACACAATCAATGTAATGTTAATGTTAGTAGGGAAAATATACAATCGCGACTTAAGACTTGGGATAAACATTATGCTGTTATAAGTGTTATGCTTGGTACGAGTGGATTTGGATGGGATTGGGATAGAAAAGTGGTGAAAGTGGATAGTGAAGAA GCACACCCAGATGCGAGTCATTATAGAAGTAAAATTGTTGAGAATTGGGAAGATTTGTCAATTATTTGTGGACAAGATAAAGCTAATGGAAGTGGAGCTGAAACGGCTGATGAAGGTGCAAGAGCTATGTTTGAAGATATAGAGAGTTATTCAAAATTAAGTAAGAATCAACTAGTGTAG